The genomic DNA GTGGTGGATCATGGTGACGACGCCAAGGAAGGGCTGATCTACAGCGCGGACTACAGCGGGGTGGCCATGCATGCCGGCTCTCCGCCGACGCCCAAGCCCAAGCACAGGCACCCCAAACCGTAGGACATCCGAAATCCGACCGCGTTCGTCCATGACCGTATCCTCGTGTAGTAAATGGTGTTCTTAATCTTGTGCGTTTTATCATGGGATTGTACCATCCGTTCCTTCCGTCTCTGTAAAATACTAGGCTCTTCTGCTGCTCCTGTTGCTTTGCCACTGTGCCCTTGCATGATTGCATCTCACTGGTAGGTCCTGAGCAACGACGTCACAAGGCACACAGAGAACACGAGTTCGTAAGCTgatccacacacacacaaaatggCAGTCGGTGACACGTCAAATCATTGTTAAATTTGACCGAAAAAATCATCGCTAAATCGGGTGGCATGCCGCCGCCGACATGCCAATCGTGGGAGGTTGGGCGCTTGGGCCTTGCTTCGAACGGCAGACACTGgtctgccgcggcggcgcacctgCGTCTACAGCCCAGTCGGCCGCTGCAGCCAGCAAGCGTTGATCGCCGGaccgggggggagggggggggggggggggggtcagatCGCCGGTGTGCCCACCGCAGCCGCGCACAGTAGCACAGCGGCCGGCTCACGTAATTAGGTTGTTCAGAGCCTCCGCAAGGAGGGCGAGCACGCCTCCATCTATCTCTCTGCAATCCCAACTTACCACAACAACGCCTCTACTGGCTGGCACGGCATTGTCTTCCAAAACTATATAGCGCGAAATTCAGGGGAATGGCGAGGCCAATTCAGGAGGACGTGGATCAGAGCAAGCCAAGTAGCAAACGATAtagcttttcaaaaaaagaaaagaaaaaaaagagagagagagtagcaAACGACATCGGCGCGGTTTCAGCCTAGAACAGAACAAAATCTGACACCTTATGCTCGACGCATTATATCTGAAGAACCAGACTCACCGAATGAATTTCACTGTTCATTATCGAGTCCCAAGTGGAGACAAGTACAGACCGAGTACAAACGTGGTATCCAAGCAAAAGGTTACTGTAACCGACGAATCAAAGAGAATGTGGATCCAGAAACTGTAAATTTTGTACAGGATGGCGCCGAACAGAATCACAAGATCCACCGGTGGGCAACAATCAATTTTGTTGCGGACCGGTTTATTTGCCTGAGCCATGCTTCATGTCTTTCATACATTCAGCGCCAATTTCTTAGCAGCAAGAGCCTCGGCTTCAAGGGTTGGCTCCCAGAGAATTGTGGTCTCTGCCAGTAGCCCTGTCACAATGTATGGGTCCATGTTCGATGCTGGGCGACGGTCTTCCAGGTACCCTGTTCGAGCGAACGAGGTGAAAAGGGGAAACAGTCTTGGGTTTTCTAGTTACTGAATTCACATGCATGAATACTGAAAATTGTATAATAAGATATGAATTTAGTGCACGGTATCTTTTTCTTTATATTGCGGTGCACGTGTTGGCCAACTGGATGTATACATTCGTTAACAAGAAATATATTTACATCCTGAACTGCACGACTAAATTTATATTTCAAAGGCAAATGCAACATTGGTATAGGGTCATTTGGATAGAGTGCAGTCAAGATCACAAGACCACTATTGACCACTATTGTGCCCTTAGCAAGATGATGCAAAGGCAAGGAAAATTAATTACTCTGCATGGCCTAGACTCTTTGCCCAGTGTCCAAGTAGTATTTATATATAGGTAATATCAAGGAAAACTGCAAAAACATACCTTTTCCTTTGGCCTCGGTATCTCTCCCAACACGAATAGAGCATCCACGGTTCGCCACACCCTGATAAATGAAAATGCTTCATTAGCAACttacaaataaaaaatattcagtGGACAGGCAAAAGATAAAGAAAGCTACACCATCCATACCCATGAGAAGGTGTCGATGCTAGCTGTCTCGTGTAACCCTGTCAATCTTCTCTCATTTCCTTCTCCATATGCACTAATATGCAAATCATGGCGCAGAGAAAGGTTAAGGATTGCTTTCTTGATCACTtcaaatcctccatcttcacGCATGCTCTTCGTGCTACATTTGCAAGGATTTCAGACTGTCAGTCTCAAATAAGGGCAAATTATGTTAAATGTATTGATAAAAATTCATAAATGCAGAAAGTAAATAACTGAAGTAAATACTCATATGGATTCATTCATGCTAGGCAACAATTTACTAATGGCATATTGATACTTACTTTTACTCCCTTTTAGGAATGCAAGAACAAATGTTTTTCTTAGCTCTCAGCAGTCAGCATATGCTAAACTATAGTGCTATAGGAATTCTAATGTTTGGTCTATACATGACAAAATATACCATGAACTCATTGTGAAGGATTATTAAGTATTAGCATAAGGACTGTAACCTGTAATTTGTGTGGCAGCCAGCTCCATTCCAGTCACCCTGTCACCATATAATACGGATATACGTTCAGTTTCCTTTAATTGTAATCCATTATAATAACTTGAAACATGTAGCTGGCTGGCATACCGGAATTGGTTTTGGATCAAGTGTAAGCACAACTCCAGCTTGCTCCGTGATTCTCTGATAAAGGTGAGTAGGATTACATGTAGAAGTGCTTATAGTGATGCAAAAATTGATATAACATTAAGGACAGAATCATGGGCTTCAGGCCTCAGGTCTATTGAACGAGACAGATACACGGTACTATGATTTTTCACCACAAGGAAATATTCTAAAACCTATAAATACTTACTTTACTATAATAAGCTGATGGACTCTTAAAAATATGCTCCAATAACAAGGAAGAATAGAAGAACCGAAATGACAAGATACCAGGAAATCCTTAATTACTATTTGGAGTACCTCGAGAAGGTATCTTGAAATCCATATGTGGTCTCCTGCTTCAATACCAACACTAGGTCCAACTTGGTACTCCCACTGCACAGATAAGGATTATGAAGTTCTGCCATTTAAACAGTTTGGGAGGGGTAGATATATAACACACAGATTCAGAGAactaaaaaaaacaaattacatgtGTCTTGAAAAATAACATAATCATACCTGACCAGGCATGACCTCCCCGTTTGTTCCACTAATGTTGATTCCAGCATAAAGGCATGCCTTGTAGTGAGCATCTGATATGTCACGGCCGAATGATTTTTCCGCTCCTACGGCACAGTAGTACGGACCCTGCCATATTTTGACAGAATATGTTATTTTCGAAATAGTGTTCATCAAGCCAATGCAAGACACTAATTTCAACAAGTAACTTTACTATGGCATGATACACCAAGTCTTTCTTCTTGATTAACAAAATACCTGGGGACCAGGGTAGCCTCCAACAGGCCAGCCAAGAGGCCAATTCACATCTCTCTGCATCAAAGTGTACTCTTGTTCAATGCCAAACCTAGAAGCAAAAGGATACATGAAGTGTTTCAACTCATTTTGCTATTAAGTAATAGGATAGTAAGATTTGTATTATAATCTATAGCGTACATGTGATTAAGTCATGATTACCATGGCACTTGTTCAACGACCTTTGGGTCGCTGAAAATTTGTGCAGCCCTGTGGCGTTTGTTAGTAGGAATGGGTTCCCCAGCTGGCGTGTAGGTATCACACATAACCTGAGAAGCCAAATTTTATATTAAT from Panicum virgatum strain AP13 chromosome 7N, P.virgatum_v5, whole genome shotgun sequence includes the following:
- the LOC120683477 gene encoding glutamine synthetase, chloroplastic, which gives rise to MAQAVVPAMQCQVGAKAAVRARPAASAGGRVWGVRRSGRGTSGFKAMALSTASTGVVPRLEQLLNMDTKPYTDKIIAEYIWIGGSGIDIRSKSRTIEKPVEDPSELPKWNYDGSSTGQAPGEDSEVILYPQAIFKDPFRGGNNILVMCDTYTPAGEPIPTNKRHRAAQIFSDPKVVEQVPWFGIEQEYTLMQRDVNWPLGWPVGGYPGPQGPYYCAVGAEKSFGRDISDAHYKACLYAGINISGTNGEVMPGQWEYQVGPSVGIEAGDHIWISRYLLERITEQAGVVLTLDPKPIPGDWNGAGCHTNYSTKSMREDGGFEVIKKAILNLSLRHDLHISAYGEGNERRLTGLHETASIDTFSWGVANRGCSIRVGRDTEAKGKGYLEDRRPASNMDPYIVTGLLAETTILWEPTLEAEALAAKKLALNV